From Bdellovibrio sp. KM01:
CTTGCCTTGGTCGATGGCAAGAATTGTTGGGATACGCAGAAGGAGCTTTCATCTGCATTAGATTTACCTTTAAAGCCAACCGATAAGCAGATGGTTCAAAAAGATGAATCGGTTCATTTACAATTAACGCTTTCCAAAGAGCAGTACGAACTGTTGATGAAGTCTCAGCATCTTGGATTTCATTTGCTGCAGCAGAATCATGATCATTCACTTGCGGGCTTGATCGAAATCCTTTGCACCCAATTCATCAGATTGAAAGAGGTGGGTGTGAAAGGAGCAGCTGAAATGAAGGATATTGTCACGAAGAAACAGTATGATGGCTTATCAACTTACAACGAGGGGTTCCGGGATGTTCAGGTAGCGGCGAATCGCAAAAACACCGCAGCGGTGTCTATGGTGAGTCAAAATACAACGCTAACACCAAAAACGCGTCGATTTGTTTTAATGCGTGATCGCTGTTGCCAGTATGTCGATAAAAAGACGGGTTTGATTTGTGAAAGCAAAACCGGTTTGCAGGTTGATCATATTATCCCTCGCTGGGCAGGAGGAGATAATTCGGAAGCAAACTTGCAGGTACTCTGCGGTCAGCATAATCGACTTCGCTATCGACACCAGGCCGGTGTTGTTGTTAGCTAATATTGGATTCTGCGCTTTTATATGGAGCGCAGAGTCCCGGAGAATTTATACTGTAAACGTTAGAGTAGAGATTGCCTTGAATATTGAGGAATGAGAACCGATAAGGGTTGAATTAAGAATAAAGAATTAAGTGATGTGAACGAGAAGCATTTAGAAAATGCTCTCGATAAATCTACTTTTTAAGAGCCGCCTTAGCTTTCAACCAAAACTGCTCTTTCTCTTCGACATTCAAGGCGCCCCAGTCTTTGCCATCTGCCGAAGCGAATTTAACCATCTTATTAAAGCGCTCCTCAAAGCGAGCGTTGCCTTTACGAAGAACCTGCTCGGGTTCCATACCCAAATGGCGGCCCAGCTGCGCTAAAGAGAATAAAACATCCCCGAGCTCGTGCTCGATTTCAGAATCCACGTCATTATCCAAAGCTTCACGCAATTCATCGAATTCTTCTTCGACCTTCAACATCACGCCTTCGACATTTTCCCAGTCGAATTTGTATTTCTCAGTGCGTTTGCCTATTTTATAGGCGCGCTGCAAAGCGGGAAGGGGGGGGACTTTTAATGCGTAATCCGGTGTTGCGCCGCTAACGCCATCACCGCCAATACCAGATTCCTTCTTTTTAATCTCGTCCCAGTTTTTAACGACCTCAGCGGAATCAGCAACCTTCACATCGCCAAACACATGGGGATGGCGGCGCACCAATTTTTCTGCCACATTTTCAATCACGTCAGCCAGAGTAAATGCTCCACGTTCGGAAGCTAATTGTGAGTGAAGAACCACTTGGAAAAGCACATCCCCCAATTCATCTTTCATCTTGCGATCGCGCTGGGCAGGAGCACTCTCAATAGCTTCCACCAATTCAAAAGTTTCCTCGATTGCATACTGGGTCAAAGACTCATGAGTCTGCTCTTTGTCCCAAGGACAGCCGTCGGGGCCGCGAAGACTTGCGACGATCTCGACCAAGGACTCAATATTACGTAATTCAGCAGGAGTTTTTGCCATACAGCGCCTCGACTTTTTGATGGAATCCGCTCTATCTTAGCGCAAACACAGAGTGATTTCGACAATTAAGTTAATTAGCGATACGCTAATCGGGATAAGGACAACAGTCTGTAATATGCCTCAGCGTGGTAAAGGTTCAAAAAAAAATGAGAGTCATGCGACTCGGGTTAATTACGAAGATCACAGTCTAAAGTTTTTGGACTGGGTTGATTCCATTGGCCTCGAAAAAACTTTCTTCGGGCGTGCATTGCATATGCTGGAAGAAAAGCTTTTCGTGCGCAGAGCGGCCTTTATTTTCCTGTACTGTGTTCTTTTGTCTTACACCATCTTTTATCAATTCGATGTGCCTTATAACTTCAATGTCGGGGATGTCGCAAAATACGACGTAACATCTCCTATCGGTTTCGAAATGACCGACGAAGTAACGACAGAAGAAAAGCGCATGAAGGCCGAGTACGCCGTCCCGGTCGTTTATGATTTTGATACGAGTGTTTTCGAAAGAGTCTCCCTGGGGCTGATTCATTCATTCCGCACCATGCGAAACTATCAGCGCGAAGTGGTCTGGCCCAAACAGCCCGCAGCCCAAAGAGCCAAAGTAAAAGAATTTTTCCAATACAAAAAAGAATTTGAATCAGAGCTCGGGGTGAGTGTTTCTGATTTCATGTACGAGTGGCTGATCGATAACAAGTTCAGCGCCCGTATCGAAGCGATCATGATTCGTAATCTGGAAAACTGGTACGAACAAAAAATCGCCGAAGCCCCAGATCGCTTTATCCCCGCAGGGCAGTCCACAGTGGTGGCTCGCGTCGTTCATCGTAATAATCTGGGCCGTGAATTTAATATCTCTCGTGGCGAAATCGTGGATATCCAGGATCCCGATCACTTCACTCTGGAAGATCGCAAAGAGCTGGATCGTTTTCAAGAAGGGGATCGCGCAAATATTCTGTATTTTGCAAGATCGCTTCTGGTACCAAACCTCACGCTGAACAAACAAGAAACAGCCAGCCGCAAACAAGCCTCCCGCGATGCCGTGATTCCAGTGAATATCACGATCAAAAAGAATCAAGTGATCGTGGCTCAGGGCTCCGTCGTCCAGCCTTTCCATATGGCGGTTGTTAAGCAAATCGAAAACATCCGTTCTGATAAACGTAAGGATCTGACGGCGCTCGCAATGGCGTTGATGCTTTCCATGGCCATCATCGTTTTCTTTTCGTACTTAAAACGTTTCAGCCTCAACAGAGTGAAAGTGGACTTCAAAGACCTGATGGTCATGATGCTGATCACTTTCGGCACGATCCTTTTCACCAAAGTCTATCTGTTCGTGATAGACGCGGCCTTCGTTTCAAAACTAGGACATCTTTTGCCGGCAACATTCTTCCTTTATGCAGCTCCGATTGCGGCGGGGCCCATGCTTGTTGGTCTTCTAATTACATCTGGCGAGATCGTTTGGTTGTACACGGCTTTCGTGTCCCTGTGTCTGGGAATCATGGTCGATTACAACTATGCCCTGATGCTTTTCAGTATGATCGGCGGTATCGCCGCCGCCCGGGGCGTGTTTAATTGTAAAACGAGGAATGATATTTACTTTGCCGGGGTCAGAACCGGGGTCGTGAATGCCTTGGTGATCGCCTTCGTTTTAACGATGACTCGTTTTGATCAAGAGGGTGCTTTAAGAGAAATTCTTTTCGCCATTCCAGCAGGTTTCATCGGTGGTATCTTAAGTTCTTTGTGCGCGATGATGTTCATTCCGCTTTTGGAGTCCATCTTCAATTATACGACAGACGTAAAACTCCTGGAGCTTTCAAACCTCAATCATCCTCTTTTAAAAGACATGATCGTAAAAGCACCCGGAACATACCACCATTCCATGATGGTGGGTTCCATGGTGGAGGCTGCAGCCGAGGAAATCGGTGCGAACTCGCTCCTGGGTAAAGTTATGTGCTATTACCACGACATCGGTAAAATGGAGCACGCGAACTACTTTATTGAAAATCAAAAACCAGGCAATAACCCGCACGATCATATCTCGCCATTTATGAGCAAAACACTCCTGATCGCCCACGTAAAAGACGGGGTGGAGATGGGTGTGGCTTATAAGCTGGGTAAGCCTATTATCGACGGTATTATTCAGCATCACGGAACAACGTTGATCTCTTATTTCTATAATAAAGCTTTGGATCTTAAAAAAGAAGAAGACCCAGAAATCAGCGATCAAGACTTCCGTTACCCAGGTCCGAAACCGCAATTTCGTGAGGCCGCCTTGTGTATGTTGGCGGATTCCATCGAGGCGGCGGCAAGATCTTTGGATGAGCCAACTCCAGCGCGCCTGCAAAATATCGTTAGAAATATTGTGCAAAGAAAATTCTCCGACGGGCAGTTGGATGAGTGTAATTTGACCCTGAAAGATATTTCCAAAGTTGAAGCCGCTTTCATTCGCATTCTTTTGGGTATATACCATCAGCGTATTGATTACCCACGCTCTGCCGGTGGCCAGTTGGGTGAATCCACGCCAACGACAAAACAAGGATAGTATGCAGGTTCTGATTATCAATGAGTCGAAACACACGGTGCCTCGCAAGTTCATTCAGGAATGGATGGATCAAGTGGTGGCGGAGCTTAAAAAGCGTAAAGTACTAAACGCTGAAAAAGCCCGTCGTGAATTGACGTTGGTGTTCTTAGATAAAAAACCCGCACAAAAGATCAATAACGAATTCCGTGGGAAAGACTATGCCACGGATGTTTTGTCATTTGACTCGATGGATCCCTCCAGTTTTGGCGAACTTATTTTGTGCCCTGAAGTGCTGAAAAAACAAGCGAAGGAACACAAGCTGACTTTCCAAAAAGAGCTGGGTTACATGCTGTTGCACGGAACACTGCATCTCTTGGGGTACGATCACGAGACGAATGAAAAAGACGCGAAAAAGATGTTCGATCTGCAAGATGCGATCTTTGAGCGTTTGCTGCGTAGCCCCACTTGACACCCTGACATTTAGAAATAACTATAATCGGGTCCAGGATCACTGGATCAGAAGTAGGAATATAAATGTCGATTATTACTGAATCCTCAGACGTTAAAAAACGTATCAACGAACTCGAAAGCTTCGCCAAGGAGCTTCGGGGGTATCTTTGACCTAGATAAAAAGAAAAAGCGCCTTGATGAGCTGGCAATTCAGGCGGAAAACCCCGCATTGTGGGGGAAGCCCGATGAAATGCAAAAGCTCAATAAGGAAAAAAGCCTGCTGGATAAAGCCGTGGGTGAGTTTGATTCTTTTACGAGTCGTTTGAGTGATGCTTCAGTCCTACTGGAAATGGCAGCAGAAGCCACCGATGAGGGCAGTTTTACCGAAGTTAAAACTGAAGTCTCTTCCTTGGAAAAATTAGCTCAAGAATTAGAATTGAAACGAGTTCTTAACGGAGAACTTGATGGCAATAGCACGTACCTTTCCATTAACTCGGGTGCCGGTGGGACCGAGTCTTGCGATTGGGCGGAAATGCTTTTGCGTATGTACACGCGTTACGCGGATAAACACGGTTATAAAACTCAAGTGATCGAGATGACCGAGGGCGAGGGTGCTGGGATTAAATCCTGCACGCTTTTGATTGAAGGCCCGTATGCTTATGGATATTTAAAAGCGGAATCAGGCGTGCATCGTCTGGTGCGAATTTCTCCATTTGATTCGAATGCTCGTCGTCACACATCGTTTTCGTCTGTGTTTGCGTGGGCGGAAGTTGATGACGATATCAATATCGAAATTCGTCCAGAAGATTTGAAAGTAGATACCTATCGCTCCAGCGGCGCCGGTGGTCAGCACGTCAATAAAACGGACTCTGCAGTTCGTATGACCCACATCCCGACGGGTGTGATCGTATCTTGCCAAATTGAACGTTCCCAAGTGCAAAATCGTGAAAAAGCTTTGAAGATGTTGAAAGCAAAACTTTACGAAATTGAACTTGAAAAACGCAATGCCGAAAAAGATGCGATGAACTCCTCTAAAAAAGCCAATGAATGGGGCTCGCAAATTCGTTCTTACGTGATGCACCCTTATCAAATGGTGAAAGATCACCGTACAGATTATGAAACCAATCAGGTCGATGACGTGATGGACGGTGATTTGGATGGCTTTATCATGGCTTACCTAAAAGAACAGGTGAACCAGGAAGTGAAGCCCTCGTGAATAGAAACTCCCTGGTCTGGATTGCCTGGAAATTGCTGAATTCAAAAAGAACCTTGTTCGGGGGGGCTGCTCCCTTGGCATTATTTGGTTTGGTTTTGGGTGTGGCATCTTTGGTTGTGTCCATGGCCGTGATGAGTGGTTTTGAAACGACTTTGCAAAAAGCCATGACCGATGTTTCGGGTTATGTGCAAGTGGTAAAGCGTTCGCGCTTTCCGGATGACTGGCGTGAACTTGAAGAAAAAATCCGTAAAGCCGATCCCAAATTGGTGAGTGCTGCACGCTTTGTTTTCGTAGAAGGCATCATGGCCCACAACGGGCAAATTTCCGGTGTGCTTTTAGAGGGAATCGATAAAGACAGAGTGAACGAAACATTGAATCTGGGAAGCCGGGTGAAAGAGGGCTCTGCTGATTTGTCAGCACCATCCGACGTCCCCCTGGCTTTGATTGGTTCCGGCCTTGCTAAAAAAATGGGTCTTAACATTGGCGATCAATTTCGCGTGGTTTTACCCATTGCAGATTCCTCTGATCCATCAAGCTTTAACAGAAAAGTCGGGACATTTAAGCTGCAAGGTGTGGTGGAGCTAGGAAAATACGAGTGGAATGAACGCTTTATTATGATCGATCTGAAGGTCGCTCAGGATGTGGCTGCCATCGGTGATCGTTATACAGGCTTGATGTTGAAATTTGATGACGCCGCCTATGCTCGCGAGGCGGGCTTTCGCATTAGTACGGCATTGGGCTCGCCGTATTGGGTTCGCGACTGGCGTGATTCGAATGAAAACCTTTTCGATGCAGTGGCGGTCGAAAGACCCGTCATTTTCTTTGTCGTTTCCATCATTATTTTCGTGGCAGCCTTTAATATCTCGTCCTCGTTATTTGTGAATGTGATGCAAAGATTTAAAGACATCGCGATTTTAAAAACCGTGGGTGTCAGTCGTAAAGACGTGATTAAAATTTTCGCGGCCCAAGGACTTATCCTGGGGGCTGCGGGCTTGATCCTGGGTTTTATTTTGGGTTTGATATTGTGCGTACTCTTCAATTGGGCTCAAGGTCGCCTGGGTTTGATCTCCGGCGCGGTTTACCGAGTTGATTCTATCCAAGTTAATATCCGCTTTTTAGATACAATTGCTATTTGTGTCGCAACGATGTTGATTTGTTTTCTGGCGACACTGGCTCCGGCAAAACGTGGGGCTGATCTCAATCCTATGGAAGGACTGCGAAATGAATAATCCAACCAGCCATTTTCTTTCCGTTCGCAATATTCACAAGTCATATCCCAGTGGTAATGGCGAATTAGAAATCCTTCGCGGTGTTAGCATGGACATTCATGGCGGTGAAGCTTTAGCGATCTTAGGTTCGTCCGGAGCGGGGAAAAGTACGCTTTTGCAGATCATGGGAACTCTGGATCGTCCGACGATGGGTGAGGTGACTTTTGAAGGTCGTAATTTGCTCGCGATGAATGATGAAGAGCTTTCAAAGTTTCGTAATGCAGAAATGGGCTTCGTTTTTCAATTCCATCACTTGTTAAGTGAATTCAATGCGGTGGAAAATGTGATGATTCCGTGCCGAGTGGCAGGCGAAGCACCCAAGGCCGCGAAAGAAAAGGCTTTGCATTTGTTAGAGTTCATGGGGCTTGCGGATCGTGCTGAGCACTATCCGAATCAATTATCAGGTGGGGAGCTGCAGCGTGTGGCGATTGCTCGGGCCCTGGTTCGTCACCCTAAAATTCTGTTTGCGGATGAGCCGACGGGGAACTTGGATTCAAATACCAGCGGAAAAATTCAGGAATTGTTTTTCCGCTTGAAAGAAGAAATGAAATTGGCGTTGGTTATCGTGACTCATGATTTGACATTTGCGACACGCTTTCCAAAAGTCTACAGAATGAAAGACGGTCTTTGGGTCTAAAGGAAACGGCGCTTATCGATTTAAAAGCGGCTTGTTTTTTTCGATCCAAGGAATAAAATCTGGAACATACATCGCTTTCACGATGCCGTGACAAAATGTCATCGCATCGGGACCAAAAGTGGTGGAGATCACGGCTGCTAATTGAACCTGCTTGTTTACTTCGTAAAACACCGGTCCACCGGAATCACCTTCGCAAGCGCCCTTAACGTCACCATTGGTTAAATACATCGCGCCCTTTTCGCCTTTGTAGTTCACTAAAACATCTTTGATGCTTTTTGTGGTAAAGCGCAGATAGCTGGAATCGCGGGATGTCTCACTTGTTCGGCCGTAACCTGCCAATGTGACTTCCTGACTCGAAAGTTTTGCTTTGCCATCATACAATGGAATCGGTTCATAATCGCCGGGGACGGGTCTTTCCAATTTCAACAGAGCGACGTCATTGAATTGTTTATTTCCCTCGTCGACATAGTCTTCATGGGTGATCCACTTCGTAACTAAAATGGAATCTCTGACGCGGTCATAGCCTGATTCTGGAGACATATCGATATGTGGAATGACGTAGTATTTGACGATTGCGGGATTGATACAATGAGCAGCGGTGAGGATAACGTCTTTGTCGATAACGATGCCCGTGCAATATCCTCTGCCACCCATTTGAGTTGTGCCTAAAATTAGGACAACTTTCTTTGCCAGCAAGTGATCAGCTGAGACCTCAGTTCCGCCTACAATGTTTGGATAGCGATCGATGTTTTTAAGAGACACTGAGCTGCAGGCCCCAAGACATGCAAAGAAAACTAATGCTGATAGTCGTGCCATAAATGTCATCAAATCACCTCTGACGGATTAACTTTTTATCGGTATAAGAGGCGGTGTTTTGAAGTGATTAATTGTCCTCAAGTCAGTTAGCGTTAATTAGCTTCAAGATCTCGACCACTGTGCCGCCGCTAGTCACTCGGTCGCTTTTTTATGTACTAGACTTCGGTCGTGGGCTACGATTTTCGAGTTTAAAAGGTAACTATCGAGAAATCTTTGAGATTTTTGAAAATTGAGACCGTGAAAGGTCCCTCTCGGTTGGAGATTCGAACTTGATTAAGCTTCTGTGTACTTTGTTATTAGTTACTGCCACATCGACTGCGATGGCGGCTCCCAAGAAAAAAACTCCCAAGAAGAATGGGCCGACGGCGTCTGCGCCAGCTCAACCCGCGTCTTCTGGTATCACGATTAAATCCATCGAAGTAGCGGGCAATCGCAAAATCGAAAAAGATGCCATTCTGACTAAGATCGCTTCAAAAGCGGGAGCGGAATATAGCGCGGCAACTGTTCGTGCAGATGTAGAAGCTCTTTTCAAACTTGGTTTTTTCAATAACATCGAAGTTGATCGTCAAGTCACAGGCAAAGAAGCCGTGTTGACGTATAAAGTTTTGGAAAAACCATCCATCACTGAAATCACTTACGAAGGTAACAGTGAAATCAAATCCGAAGATATCGCAGATGCCACAGGTATCAAAGCATACCAGCTGTTAAACATGTCTAAAGTAAAAGAAGCCGTCGAGAAAGTTCAAAAACTTTACGAAGACAAAGGTTTCTTCCTGGCTCGTGTGGAAGCCGAAGTTCAAAACATCACTCAAGATGAAACAGTGCGCCTGGTTTTCAAAATTCGTGAAAATGACAAGGTAAAAGTTCGCAAGGTGACATTCCTTGGAGCTAAAAATCTGACAGAGGCCGAGCTTAAAAGCAAAATGATCACTCAAGAGGGTGGTTTCTTCTCGGCGATGTCGGGCTCGGGTCAATATAAGCAAGAAGCTTTCGACCGTGACGTTCAGATCATTCGTTTCATGTACTACAACCAAGGTTACGTACAGGCGAAAGTCGATCGTCCCCAAGTGACAGTGACTCCGGATAAGAAAAATATCTATATCACTTTCCACGTGGAAGAGGGTGAACAGTATTCCGTCGGTGATGTTGATTTCGCGGGCGACTTGTTGTTCCCTAAAGCTGAACTTTTCGAAGCCATCAAGATCGATAAAAACGGCGTTTTCTCTTATGAAGTTTTGCAAAAAGACATCAGCGAGTTGACGGCGAAATACGGTGACTTGGGTTACGCTTTTGCCAACGTCATCCCGCGCACGCGGGCTAATGATAAAGAACGCAAGATGGACTTGGTCTTCGAGTTCGACAAAGGCTCCAAAGTTTACTTCGGTAAAATCAACGTTGTTGGGAACTCCAAAACCCGTGACAAGGTGGTTCGTCGTGAGTTGAAAGTTCACGAGGGTGAGCTTTACAACGAAACTCGTCGTCGTCAGTCCTTGGAAAATATCCAACGTCTGGGCTTCTTTGAGGATGTGAACTTTAAAACATCTGTGGATCCAGAAAAAACAGACGTGATGAATGTCGATATCGCCGTTAAAGAACGTAATACAGGACAAATTCAATTGGGTGCTGGTTACGGAACGTCTCAAGGTTTCACGTTGCAAGGTTCGGTTCAGCAATCGAATTTCTTGGGCCGTGGTCAAAACTTGGGTGCGAATGTTAACTTAAGCGGAACGGGCAGCTACTATAGCTTGTCTTTCACAGAACCCTACTTCAATGACACTGAATGGTCTTTGGGTGGCGATCTCTATCGAAGCCAAAATACGGGTCGTGTGGACTACGATGAGGCTCACACGGGTATGTCGCTTCGTATGGGACATCCCATTGCGGAATTCACTCGTGGCTTCTTGCGCGCAAAATACGATAAGTCAGAATTGACGGAACGTAAGGATTCAACTGGTAAAGTGATCACGGACGAAGACTTGTTCCCATTGGCGACAGCCTCGGGTGAAACGATTTCTTTGACGGGGACTTTGGAATACGACACACGTAATGACCGATTCTCTCCAACAAAAGGTATCTTTGCTTCGGCATCTTATGAATATGCGGGTTTCGGTCAGCTGAAGTACAACCGTGCCAGCACAAGATTCAACTATTTCAAAAACATCTTCTGGGATGTGGTTTGGAGAAATGATCTTCAGTACGCACGTATCGATGGAATTGATGGTCAGGATGTTCCTTTCAATGAATTGTACTTATTGGGTGGACCGTACTCACTACGTGGTTTCCGTTCTTACCGTGTTGGTAAAATGAAAAGATCTCAAAAAATCTATAACGATTTAACGAATCCGGCTGTGACTAATCCGCCACTATCTGCTGAACAAGCCGAAATTCAGGCGATGCGTTTCTATGGTGGTACTCAGCAGGCAATGGCTCGTACTGAATTGCAGTTCCCTTTGGTGAAAGATGCTGGCATCATGGGTGCAGGATTCTTTGACGTGGGTGCCGCTGATGACGTCTTGACCAGTGACAGCTGGTTTGCAGACGTGGGCTTCGGTCTTCGTTGGTATTCACCGATCGGGGTGTTGAGATTCGAGTGGGGCTTCCCGCTGAACCGCGATCCGAATTACCACGACGCTTCGGTGTTCGAGTTCTCGATTGGTCCAAGTTTCTAATTTGATTTTGAATGTTTAAAATTTTATGGAGGAATTTTTTATGAGAAAAATGATTATCGCAGCGACTGTGTTCATGATGACAGTGGCGGCTCAAGCGGCTGAAAACAGCAAAGTAGGCTTCGTAGACATGCAGAAAGCTATCCAAGCAACTTCTGCAGGTAAAAAAGCCAAAGCTGAACTTGAATCTGAGTTCAACAAAAAGAAAAAAGATCTTGAGAAAAAAGAAGCTGATCTGAAAAAGATGGGTGAAGATCTTGAAAAGAAAAAATCAGTTCTTTCTGAAGATGCTCTTGGTAAAAAACAAGCAGAATTTCAGGAAGAAATGATCAAGTACCGTGATATCGTAGGCAAAAGCCAGATGGAAATTCAAAAGAAAGAGCGCGAGCTAACGGCTCCAATTTTGACTAAAATGAAAACAGTTATTGGAAAATTGGCAAAGGACAAAGGTTACACTTTGGTTCTTGAGAACAACCAAGGTGTTTTGTACTCCACTCCGGACTCTGACCTTACAGACGAAGTGATTAAGGCCTACGAGAAAGAAAAATAGTTTTGAAAAACTCAAAGGGCCCTCAACGGGGCCCTTTTTAAATTCAAGCATAGCAAAGTTGCATTTAGGATACAGTTTACATGGCAAATTATAAAGTACACCCTACAAGCGTCCTTTCCCCAGATGTTGAGTTAGCCGATGATGTTGAAATCGGACCTTACTGCCTTATTCAAGGTAAAGTAAAAATCGGAAAGGGTACCTATGTAGAAGGTCACGTCACTTTGGGATCTCGTTACGGGATTTTGGAAATCGGCGAGAACAATCATTTCTGTCCAGGTGCCGTTATCGGTGGTGCTCCTCAAGACGTTTCTTATAAAAATGAACCGACATATCTTATCATTGGGAACAACAATATGTTCCGTGAATTCACGACTGTGAATTTGGCGACCTCTAAAGGTGATAAGAAAACTGAAATCGGTAACAACTGTTACTTTATGGCGTACACTCACGTGGGTCATGATTGCAAGTTGGGCAATAATGTCATCATGGCGAATAACACTCATTTGGGTGGCCACTGTGAAATTGCTGACGGCGTTTTCATCGGTGGTATGAGCGCTCTTAATCAATTTACTAAAGTCGGCAAAATGGCCTTCATCGCAGGCAGCAGTATCGTCAACAAAGACATTCTGCCGTTCTGTCGTGCTCAAGGGACTTATGCGACGATTCGTGCGACCAACAAAATTGGTTTGGCACGTAAAGGTTACGACCGTGCCGAAATCACCAACGTGCATAAAGCGATTCGTATCTTGATCATGGGTTCCCACACTGTGGAAGAAGGCATTCAACGTATTCAGGAAGAATGCACGATGAGCCCGAACATTGAATATTTCATTAACTTTATCCGTTCTTCTAAACGCGGTATCGCGGTGAACAGAACTCCTAAAGGCTGGCAAGAAGATGAGTAAGAAATTGCGTGGCGCCGTAGTGGGCGTGGGTTACCTGGGTAACTTTCATGCTCAAAAATACAAAAATAATCCCCATGTTGAACTGGTGGGAGTTTGTGATCATTTCCCGGCGCAAGCTGATAAAATCGCAGCAGAACTTGGTGTACAAAGTTTCCACCGTCCTCAGGACCTTATCGGTCAAGTGGACCTGGTGACGATTGCAGCCAGCACTCAAAGCCACTATGAAGTGGCCAAATTGTTTTTGCAAAACGGTATTCACGTCAATGTTGAAAAGCCAATCACGGCGACGGTTCCTCAAGCTGAAGAATTGTTGACCTTGGCTGAAA
This genomic window contains:
- a CDS encoding OmpH family outer membrane protein — encoded protein: MRKMIIAATVFMMTVAAQAAENSKVGFVDMQKAIQATSAGKKAKAELESEFNKKKKDLEKKEADLKKMGEDLEKKKSVLSEDALGKKQAEFQEEMIKYRDIVGKSQMEIQKKERELTAPILTKMKTVIGKLAKDKGYTLVLENNQGVLYSTPDSDLTDEVIKAYEKEK
- the lpxA gene encoding acyl-ACP--UDP-N-acetylglucosamine O-acyltransferase — encoded protein: MANYKVHPTSVLSPDVELADDVEIGPYCLIQGKVKIGKGTYVEGHVTLGSRYGILEIGENNHFCPGAVIGGAPQDVSYKNEPTYLIIGNNNMFREFTTVNLATSKGDKKTEIGNNCYFMAYTHVGHDCKLGNNVIMANNTHLGGHCEIADGVFIGGMSALNQFTKVGKMAFIAGSSIVNKDILPFCRAQGTYATIRATNKIGLARKGYDRAEITNVHKAIRILIMGSHTVEEGIQRIQEECTMSPNIEYFINFIRSSKRGIAVNRTPKGWQEDE
- the bamA gene encoding outer membrane protein assembly factor BamA gives rise to the protein MIKLLCTLLLVTATSTAMAAPKKKTPKKNGPTASAPAQPASSGITIKSIEVAGNRKIEKDAILTKIASKAGAEYSAATVRADVEALFKLGFFNNIEVDRQVTGKEAVLTYKVLEKPSITEITYEGNSEIKSEDIADATGIKAYQLLNMSKVKEAVEKVQKLYEDKGFFLARVEAEVQNITQDETVRLVFKIRENDKVKVRKVTFLGAKNLTEAELKSKMITQEGGFFSAMSGSGQYKQEAFDRDVQIIRFMYYNQGYVQAKVDRPQVTVTPDKKNIYITFHVEEGEQYSVGDVDFAGDLLFPKAELFEAIKIDKNGVFSYEVLQKDISELTAKYGDLGYAFANVIPRTRANDKERKMDLVFEFDKGSKVYFGKINVVGNSKTRDKVVRRELKVHEGELYNETRRRQSLENIQRLGFFEDVNFKTSVDPEKTDVMNVDIAVKERNTGQIQLGAGYGTSQGFTLQGSVQQSNFLGRGQNLGANVNLSGTGSYYSLSFTEPYFNDTEWSLGGDLYRSQNTGRVDYDEAHTGMSLRMGHPIAEFTRGFLRAKYDKSELTERKDSTGKVITDEDLFPLATASGETISLTGTLEYDTRNDRFSPTKGIFASASYEYAGFGQLKYNRASTRFNYFKNIFWDVVWRNDLQYARIDGIDGQDVPFNELYLLGGPYSLRGFRSYRVGKMKRSQKIYNDLTNPAVTNPPLSAEQAEIQAMRFYGGTQQAMARTELQFPLVKDAGIMGAGFFDVGAADDVLTSDSWFADVGFGLRWYSPIGVLRFEWGFPLNRDPNYHDASVFEFSIGPSF
- a CDS encoding trypsin-like serine protease, with product MARLSALVFFACLGACSSVSLKNIDRYPNIVGGTEVSADHLLAKKVVLILGTTQMGGRGYCTGIVIDKDVILTAAHCINPAIVKYYVIPHIDMSPESGYDRVRDSILVTKWITHEDYVDEGNKQFNDVALLKLERPVPGDYEPIPLYDGKAKLSSQEVTLAGYGRTSETSRDSSYLRFTTKSIKDVLVNYKGEKGAMYLTNGDVKGACEGDSGGPVFYEVNKQVQLAAVISTTFGPDAMTFCHGIVKAMYVPDFIPWIEKNKPLLNR